In Macrobrachium nipponense isolate FS-2020 chromosome 25, ASM1510439v2, whole genome shotgun sequence, one genomic interval encodes:
- the LOC135199352 gene encoding lysosomal cholesterol signaling protein-like isoform X1, producing MTKMKCVMLAMVLMVLVGLCIVKELTNKRSYRKAVPSALCSEVFHYGIFDLPLPCRFKMSPVANLETDIALPTPAAYGQLDFLKMPANHSDSGGGGGGGGMEPAAAAVNGSFLAGDNSDPGDIAFSNLYPAVIECFVIIFCGYLAGRCNLISQTESKGLSTFVGTFSLPSLIFLSMAKLDFSSVNWLFLLSICISKSIVFVLVVLVTLLVYRPVDFGKAGLFAIFCTQSNDFALGYPIIAALYGKTHPEFASYLYLVAPISLVFLNPIGFIFMEIGKRHKSGDDASEGFSQSAGGKELGCRMVLYILRDVLLNPIVLMTALGIIGNFIFEHNLPNILGGILKVMGQAFSASALFLLGLRMVGKVQTLKGAGLVVPGILIATKTLILPLVTREVVSLLHPGNNANETADYSNYGFLYGTFPTAPGVFVFASQYNLAIDLVASAMVACTFLSAPLMFVSAKMVTLVRINPLDYVKELESILFNVSIIGLICTLWVIAVFILSRKWRKVPHFVTLCLAVSQVIACLGALMWSVQECNHTWKLYLQFILFSWGVFSSRLWTAILAIVLFLLRWRSLCFVLRLRPFLALIGWGVPGILVLVLILIVQQETDVANKHDPNFQYGTAQAIVALLLLWFSLFTTMVCLILHQRHEKRYAQYESLLNLDDSEDPRSRTPRGSPRSSTTEAPRINSNGLLHSLSTHSIVEESSTAENPDGNDDSVSSDSDSLFSPHDELSMGSRYRCEGRRKENTTEIIQRYASTSQLTEPMETSIVRDRDDEFQMMRHIVLLLFLCGSMIVGFALCMWTLVTEEVNGVYVELVFLDIVLNFGQGFFTAAIFGMDTKLIVMPLLKLWRRISHGAPTVKVPSWEELDPLTKQTCEQFTSYHMDKCIRDIVRDRRWRLKNLPAVFAGKELVDWLLMVGLARDRTDAVKYGRQLLQGCIIRHIDNLHHFHDQPLFYTFKTTESRAE from the exons GTGTTCCATTATGGCATCTTCGACCTGCCCCTACCCTGCCGGTTCAAGATGTCTCCCGTCGCCAACCTCGAGACAGACATAGCTTTGCCTACGCCAGCA gctTATGGGCAACTTGACTTCTTGAAGATGCCGGCAAACCACTCGGAcagcggtgggggtgggggtggaggtggtATGGAGCCGGCGGCAGCTGCTGTCAACGGCTCGTTCCTGGCTGGCGACAACTCGGATCCTGGCGACATAGCCTTCTCTAATCTCTACCCAGCTGTGATCGAGTGCTTTGTCATCATATTCTGTGG GTATCTTGCAGGACGATGCAACCTTATATCTCAGACAGAGTCCAAGGGTTTGAGTACCTTTGTTGGGACATTTTCTCTGCcatctttaattttcttgtcaATGGCAAAACTAGATTTCAG CTCAGTAAACTGGCTCTTCCTTCTGTCAATATGCATATCCAAGTCAATAGTCTTCGTTTTGGTTGTGCTGGTCACACTACTTGTCTACAGACCAGTTGACTTTGGAAAGGCTGGCCTCTTTGCCATATTCTGCACTCAGAGCAATGATTTTGCCCTTGGATATCCCATAA TTGCTGCGTTGTATGGTAAAACCCACCCAGAATTTGCCTCATACCTCTACCTAGTGGCACCCATATCTCTCGTCTTCCTCAACCCTATAGGATTTATATTTATggag ATTGGAAAGCGTCACAAAAGTGGAGACGATGCCAGCGAGGGCTTTAGCCAATCAGCTGGGGGCAAAGAATTGGGGTGCCGAATGGTCCTCTACATCCTGAGAGATGTGCTGTTAAATCCCATTGTTCTTATGACAGCTCTGGGAATCATAGGAAACTTCATCTTTGAACATAATCTTCCAAACATCCTGGGTGGCATTTTGAAA GTTATGGGGCAAGCCTTTTCTGCGTCAGCCCTGTTTCTACTTGGCTTGAGGATGGTCGGGAAGGTGCAGACTCTGAAAGGTGCTGGATTGGTTGTGCCAGGAATTCTGATCGCAACGAAGAC GTTGATTCTTCCTCTAGTTACGCGGGAAGTTGTTAGTCTTTTACACCCTGGAAACAACGCCAATGAAACTGCAGATTATAGTAATTACGGCTTCTTGTACGGAACTTTCCCCACTGCGCCTGGAGTTTTCGTATTTGCTTCACAGTACAACCTCGCTATTGATCTG GTTGCAAGCGCAATGGTAGCCTGCACATTCCTGTCAGCTCCTTTGATGTTTGTGTCGGCCAAAATGGTAACTCTAGTCAGAATCAATCCTCTGGACTATGTGAAAGAGTTGGAATCCATATTATTTAATGTCAGCATCATTGGACTCATATGTACT CTGTGGGTCATCGCCGTCTTTATTTTAAGCCGCAAGTGGCGTAAAGTCCCACACTTTGTCACTCTGTGTTTGGCAGTATCACAGGTCATCGCCTGCCTAG GGGCACTGATGTGGTCCGTCCAAGAATGCAACCACACGTGGAAGTTGTATTTACAATTCATACTTTTCTCGTGGGGCGTATTTTCATCTAGATTATGGACGGCTATTCTAGCCATCGTTCTGTTCCTCCTTCGCTGGCGTTCCCTTTGTTTCGTGTTGAGGCTCCGCCCATTTCTGGCACTTATAGGATGggg AGTCCCTGGAATTTTGGTTCTGGTACTAATCCTCATCGTCCAGCAAGAAACTGACGTTGCCAATAAGCACGACCCCAATTTCCAGTACGGCACAGCTCAAGCTATCGTCGCGTTACTCTTGTTGTGGTTTAGCCTCTTTA CAACCATGGTGTGCTTGATATTACATCAGCGCCACGAGAAACGATATGCGCAGTACGAGTCGCTCTTGAACCTCGATGACTCCGAAGACCCAAGGTCTCGTACACCAAGAGGGTCGCCACGGTCGTCCACAACAGAAGCCCCAAGAATCA ATTCTAATGGTTTGCTGCATTCGCTGTCAACTCATTCCATCGTTGAGGAGTCGAGCACGGCTGAAAATCCCGACGGAAACGACGACTCGGTCTCCTCTGACAGTGACAG CTTGTTCAGTCCTCACGATGAATTAAGCATGGGGAGTCGCTATAGGTGTGAGGGTCGCCGTAAGGAGAACACCACAGAAATCATCCAGCGATATGCTTCCACGTCGCAGCTCACCGAACCTATGGAGACGTCTATTGTCCGGGATCGAGACGACGAATTCCAGATGATGAGACACATTGTGCTTCTGCTCTTCCTTTGTGGCTCAATGATTGTG GGCTTTGCTCTCTGCATGTGGACACTTGTAACAGAAGAGGTCAATGGCGTGTATGTGGAGTTGGTCTTTCTTGACATCGTCCTGAACTTTGGACAAGGATTCTTCACAGCAGCCATTTTTGGAATGGATACAAAGTTAATCGTTATGCCTCTCCTAAAGTT GTGGCGTCGCATTAGTCACGGAGCCCCGACAGTAAAGGTTCCTTCATGGGAAGAACTGGATCCCTTGACTAAGCAGACGTGTGAGCAGTTTACAAGTTATCACATGGACAAGTGTATCAGGGATATAGTTCGAGATCGAAG gtGGAGGTTGAAAAATCTTCCTGCCGTATTTGCTGGAAAGGAACTTGTTGATTGGTTGTTGATGGTAGGCCTTGCAAGAGATCGAACGGATGCCGTTAAGTACGGTCGACAGTTGCTACAAGGCTGCATCATTCGTCACATAGATAATTTGCACCACTTCCACGACCAGCCTCTCTTTTACACATTCAAGACGACTGAAAGTCGTGCAGAGTGA
- the LOC135199352 gene encoding lysosomal cholesterol signaling protein-like isoform X5 gives MPANHSDSGGGGGGGGMEPAAAAVNGSFLAGDNSDPGDIAFSNLYPAVIECFVIIFCGYLAGRCNLISQTESKGLSTFVGTFSLPSLIFLSMAKLDFSSVNWLFLLSICISKSIVFVLVVLVTLLVYRPVDFGKAGLFAIFCTQSNDFALGYPIIAALYGKTHPEFASYLYLVAPISLVFLNPIGFIFMEIGKRHKSGDDASEGFSQSAGGKELGCRMVLYILRDVLLNPIVLMTALGIIGNFIFEHNLPNILGGILKVMGQAFSASALFLLGLRMVGKVQTLKGAGLVVPGILIATKTLILPLVTREVVSLLHPGNNANETADYSNYGFLYGTFPTAPGVFVFASQYNLAIDLVASAMVACTFLSAPLMFVSAKMVTLVRINPLDYVKELESILFNVSIIGLICTLWVIAVFILSRKWRKVPHFVTLCLAVSQVIACLGALMWSVQECNHTWKLYLQFILFSWGVFSSRLWTAILAIVLFLLRWRSLCFVLRLRPFLALIGWGVPGILVLVLILIVQQETDVANKHDPNFQYGTAQAIVALLLLWFSLFTTMVCLILHQRHEKRYAQYESLLNLDDSEDPRSRTPRGSPRSSTTEAPRINSNGLLHSLSTHSIVEESSTAENPDGNDDSVSSDSDSLFSPHDELSMGSRYRCEGRRKENTTEIIQRYASTSQLTEPMETSIVRDRDDEFQMMRHIVLLLFLCGSMIVGFALCMWTLVTEEVNGVYVELVFLDIVLNFGQGFFTAAIFGMDTKLIVMPLLKLWRRISHGAPTVKVPSWEELDPLTKQTCEQFTSYHMDKCIRDIVRDRRWRLKNLPAVFAGKELVDWLLMVGLARDRTDAVKYGRQLLQGCIIRHIDNLHHFHDQPLFYTFKTTESRAE, from the exons ATGCCGGCAAACCACTCGGAcagcggtgggggtgggggtggaggtggtATGGAGCCGGCGGCAGCTGCTGTCAACGGCTCGTTCCTGGCTGGCGACAACTCGGATCCTGGCGACATAGCCTTCTCTAATCTCTACCCAGCTGTGATCGAGTGCTTTGTCATCATATTCTGTGG GTATCTTGCAGGACGATGCAACCTTATATCTCAGACAGAGTCCAAGGGTTTGAGTACCTTTGTTGGGACATTTTCTCTGCcatctttaattttcttgtcaATGGCAAAACTAGATTTCAG CTCAGTAAACTGGCTCTTCCTTCTGTCAATATGCATATCCAAGTCAATAGTCTTCGTTTTGGTTGTGCTGGTCACACTACTTGTCTACAGACCAGTTGACTTTGGAAAGGCTGGCCTCTTTGCCATATTCTGCACTCAGAGCAATGATTTTGCCCTTGGATATCCCATAA TTGCTGCGTTGTATGGTAAAACCCACCCAGAATTTGCCTCATACCTCTACCTAGTGGCACCCATATCTCTCGTCTTCCTCAACCCTATAGGATTTATATTTATggag ATTGGAAAGCGTCACAAAAGTGGAGACGATGCCAGCGAGGGCTTTAGCCAATCAGCTGGGGGCAAAGAATTGGGGTGCCGAATGGTCCTCTACATCCTGAGAGATGTGCTGTTAAATCCCATTGTTCTTATGACAGCTCTGGGAATCATAGGAAACTTCATCTTTGAACATAATCTTCCAAACATCCTGGGTGGCATTTTGAAA GTTATGGGGCAAGCCTTTTCTGCGTCAGCCCTGTTTCTACTTGGCTTGAGGATGGTCGGGAAGGTGCAGACTCTGAAAGGTGCTGGATTGGTTGTGCCAGGAATTCTGATCGCAACGAAGAC GTTGATTCTTCCTCTAGTTACGCGGGAAGTTGTTAGTCTTTTACACCCTGGAAACAACGCCAATGAAACTGCAGATTATAGTAATTACGGCTTCTTGTACGGAACTTTCCCCACTGCGCCTGGAGTTTTCGTATTTGCTTCACAGTACAACCTCGCTATTGATCTG GTTGCAAGCGCAATGGTAGCCTGCACATTCCTGTCAGCTCCTTTGATGTTTGTGTCGGCCAAAATGGTAACTCTAGTCAGAATCAATCCTCTGGACTATGTGAAAGAGTTGGAATCCATATTATTTAATGTCAGCATCATTGGACTCATATGTACT CTGTGGGTCATCGCCGTCTTTATTTTAAGCCGCAAGTGGCGTAAAGTCCCACACTTTGTCACTCTGTGTTTGGCAGTATCACAGGTCATCGCCTGCCTAG GGGCACTGATGTGGTCCGTCCAAGAATGCAACCACACGTGGAAGTTGTATTTACAATTCATACTTTTCTCGTGGGGCGTATTTTCATCTAGATTATGGACGGCTATTCTAGCCATCGTTCTGTTCCTCCTTCGCTGGCGTTCCCTTTGTTTCGTGTTGAGGCTCCGCCCATTTCTGGCACTTATAGGATGggg AGTCCCTGGAATTTTGGTTCTGGTACTAATCCTCATCGTCCAGCAAGAAACTGACGTTGCCAATAAGCACGACCCCAATTTCCAGTACGGCACAGCTCAAGCTATCGTCGCGTTACTCTTGTTGTGGTTTAGCCTCTTTA CAACCATGGTGTGCTTGATATTACATCAGCGCCACGAGAAACGATATGCGCAGTACGAGTCGCTCTTGAACCTCGATGACTCCGAAGACCCAAGGTCTCGTACACCAAGAGGGTCGCCACGGTCGTCCACAACAGAAGCCCCAAGAATCA ATTCTAATGGTTTGCTGCATTCGCTGTCAACTCATTCCATCGTTGAGGAGTCGAGCACGGCTGAAAATCCCGACGGAAACGACGACTCGGTCTCCTCTGACAGTGACAG CTTGTTCAGTCCTCACGATGAATTAAGCATGGGGAGTCGCTATAGGTGTGAGGGTCGCCGTAAGGAGAACACCACAGAAATCATCCAGCGATATGCTTCCACGTCGCAGCTCACCGAACCTATGGAGACGTCTATTGTCCGGGATCGAGACGACGAATTCCAGATGATGAGACACATTGTGCTTCTGCTCTTCCTTTGTGGCTCAATGATTGTG GGCTTTGCTCTCTGCATGTGGACACTTGTAACAGAAGAGGTCAATGGCGTGTATGTGGAGTTGGTCTTTCTTGACATCGTCCTGAACTTTGGACAAGGATTCTTCACAGCAGCCATTTTTGGAATGGATACAAAGTTAATCGTTATGCCTCTCCTAAAGTT GTGGCGTCGCATTAGTCACGGAGCCCCGACAGTAAAGGTTCCTTCATGGGAAGAACTGGATCCCTTGACTAAGCAGACGTGTGAGCAGTTTACAAGTTATCACATGGACAAGTGTATCAGGGATATAGTTCGAGATCGAAG gtGGAGGTTGAAAAATCTTCCTGCCGTATTTGCTGGAAAGGAACTTGTTGATTGGTTGTTGATGGTAGGCCTTGCAAGAGATCGAACGGATGCCGTTAAGTACGGTCGACAGTTGCTACAAGGCTGCATCATTCGTCACATAGATAATTTGCACCACTTCCACGACCAGCCTCTCTTTTACACATTCAAGACGACTGAAAGTCGTGCAGAGTGA
- the LOC135199352 gene encoding lysosomal cholesterol signaling protein-like isoform X2, translating into MEVLRPRNSSCLMVFHYGIFDLPLPCRFKMSPVANLETDIALPTPAAYGQLDFLKMPANHSDSGGGGGGGGMEPAAAAVNGSFLAGDNSDPGDIAFSNLYPAVIECFVIIFCGYLAGRCNLISQTESKGLSTFVGTFSLPSLIFLSMAKLDFSSVNWLFLLSICISKSIVFVLVVLVTLLVYRPVDFGKAGLFAIFCTQSNDFALGYPIIAALYGKTHPEFASYLYLVAPISLVFLNPIGFIFMEIGKRHKSGDDASEGFSQSAGGKELGCRMVLYILRDVLLNPIVLMTALGIIGNFIFEHNLPNILGGILKVMGQAFSASALFLLGLRMVGKVQTLKGAGLVVPGILIATKTLILPLVTREVVSLLHPGNNANETADYSNYGFLYGTFPTAPGVFVFASQYNLAIDLVASAMVACTFLSAPLMFVSAKMVTLVRINPLDYVKELESILFNVSIIGLICTLWVIAVFILSRKWRKVPHFVTLCLAVSQVIACLGALMWSVQECNHTWKLYLQFILFSWGVFSSRLWTAILAIVLFLLRWRSLCFVLRLRPFLALIGWGVPGILVLVLILIVQQETDVANKHDPNFQYGTAQAIVALLLLWFSLFTTMVCLILHQRHEKRYAQYESLLNLDDSEDPRSRTPRGSPRSSTTEAPRINSNGLLHSLSTHSIVEESSTAENPDGNDDSVSSDSDSLFSPHDELSMGSRYRCEGRRKENTTEIIQRYASTSQLTEPMETSIVRDRDDEFQMMRHIVLLLFLCGSMIVGFALCMWTLVTEEVNGVYVELVFLDIVLNFGQGFFTAAIFGMDTKLIVMPLLKLWRRISHGAPTVKVPSWEELDPLTKQTCEQFTSYHMDKCIRDIVRDRRWRLKNLPAVFAGKELVDWLLMVGLARDRTDAVKYGRQLLQGCIIRHIDNLHHFHDQPLFYTFKTTESRAE; encoded by the exons GTGTTCCATTATGGCATCTTCGACCTGCCCCTACCCTGCCGGTTCAAGATGTCTCCCGTCGCCAACCTCGAGACAGACATAGCTTTGCCTACGCCAGCA gctTATGGGCAACTTGACTTCTTGAAGATGCCGGCAAACCACTCGGAcagcggtgggggtgggggtggaggtggtATGGAGCCGGCGGCAGCTGCTGTCAACGGCTCGTTCCTGGCTGGCGACAACTCGGATCCTGGCGACATAGCCTTCTCTAATCTCTACCCAGCTGTGATCGAGTGCTTTGTCATCATATTCTGTGG GTATCTTGCAGGACGATGCAACCTTATATCTCAGACAGAGTCCAAGGGTTTGAGTACCTTTGTTGGGACATTTTCTCTGCcatctttaattttcttgtcaATGGCAAAACTAGATTTCAG CTCAGTAAACTGGCTCTTCCTTCTGTCAATATGCATATCCAAGTCAATAGTCTTCGTTTTGGTTGTGCTGGTCACACTACTTGTCTACAGACCAGTTGACTTTGGAAAGGCTGGCCTCTTTGCCATATTCTGCACTCAGAGCAATGATTTTGCCCTTGGATATCCCATAA TTGCTGCGTTGTATGGTAAAACCCACCCAGAATTTGCCTCATACCTCTACCTAGTGGCACCCATATCTCTCGTCTTCCTCAACCCTATAGGATTTATATTTATggag ATTGGAAAGCGTCACAAAAGTGGAGACGATGCCAGCGAGGGCTTTAGCCAATCAGCTGGGGGCAAAGAATTGGGGTGCCGAATGGTCCTCTACATCCTGAGAGATGTGCTGTTAAATCCCATTGTTCTTATGACAGCTCTGGGAATCATAGGAAACTTCATCTTTGAACATAATCTTCCAAACATCCTGGGTGGCATTTTGAAA GTTATGGGGCAAGCCTTTTCTGCGTCAGCCCTGTTTCTACTTGGCTTGAGGATGGTCGGGAAGGTGCAGACTCTGAAAGGTGCTGGATTGGTTGTGCCAGGAATTCTGATCGCAACGAAGAC GTTGATTCTTCCTCTAGTTACGCGGGAAGTTGTTAGTCTTTTACACCCTGGAAACAACGCCAATGAAACTGCAGATTATAGTAATTACGGCTTCTTGTACGGAACTTTCCCCACTGCGCCTGGAGTTTTCGTATTTGCTTCACAGTACAACCTCGCTATTGATCTG GTTGCAAGCGCAATGGTAGCCTGCACATTCCTGTCAGCTCCTTTGATGTTTGTGTCGGCCAAAATGGTAACTCTAGTCAGAATCAATCCTCTGGACTATGTGAAAGAGTTGGAATCCATATTATTTAATGTCAGCATCATTGGACTCATATGTACT CTGTGGGTCATCGCCGTCTTTATTTTAAGCCGCAAGTGGCGTAAAGTCCCACACTTTGTCACTCTGTGTTTGGCAGTATCACAGGTCATCGCCTGCCTAG GGGCACTGATGTGGTCCGTCCAAGAATGCAACCACACGTGGAAGTTGTATTTACAATTCATACTTTTCTCGTGGGGCGTATTTTCATCTAGATTATGGACGGCTATTCTAGCCATCGTTCTGTTCCTCCTTCGCTGGCGTTCCCTTTGTTTCGTGTTGAGGCTCCGCCCATTTCTGGCACTTATAGGATGggg AGTCCCTGGAATTTTGGTTCTGGTACTAATCCTCATCGTCCAGCAAGAAACTGACGTTGCCAATAAGCACGACCCCAATTTCCAGTACGGCACAGCTCAAGCTATCGTCGCGTTACTCTTGTTGTGGTTTAGCCTCTTTA CAACCATGGTGTGCTTGATATTACATCAGCGCCACGAGAAACGATATGCGCAGTACGAGTCGCTCTTGAACCTCGATGACTCCGAAGACCCAAGGTCTCGTACACCAAGAGGGTCGCCACGGTCGTCCACAACAGAAGCCCCAAGAATCA ATTCTAATGGTTTGCTGCATTCGCTGTCAACTCATTCCATCGTTGAGGAGTCGAGCACGGCTGAAAATCCCGACGGAAACGACGACTCGGTCTCCTCTGACAGTGACAG CTTGTTCAGTCCTCACGATGAATTAAGCATGGGGAGTCGCTATAGGTGTGAGGGTCGCCGTAAGGAGAACACCACAGAAATCATCCAGCGATATGCTTCCACGTCGCAGCTCACCGAACCTATGGAGACGTCTATTGTCCGGGATCGAGACGACGAATTCCAGATGATGAGACACATTGTGCTTCTGCTCTTCCTTTGTGGCTCAATGATTGTG GGCTTTGCTCTCTGCATGTGGACACTTGTAACAGAAGAGGTCAATGGCGTGTATGTGGAGTTGGTCTTTCTTGACATCGTCCTGAACTTTGGACAAGGATTCTTCACAGCAGCCATTTTTGGAATGGATACAAAGTTAATCGTTATGCCTCTCCTAAAGTT GTGGCGTCGCATTAGTCACGGAGCCCCGACAGTAAAGGTTCCTTCATGGGAAGAACTGGATCCCTTGACTAAGCAGACGTGTGAGCAGTTTACAAGTTATCACATGGACAAGTGTATCAGGGATATAGTTCGAGATCGAAG gtGGAGGTTGAAAAATCTTCCTGCCGTATTTGCTGGAAAGGAACTTGTTGATTGGTTGTTGATGGTAGGCCTTGCAAGAGATCGAACGGATGCCGTTAAGTACGGTCGACAGTTGCTACAAGGCTGCATCATTCGTCACATAGATAATTTGCACCACTTCCACGACCAGCCTCTCTTTTACACATTCAAGACGACTGAAAGTCGTGCAGAGTGA
- the LOC135199352 gene encoding lysosomal cholesterol signaling protein-like isoform X4, protein MKVRKAVEKLRKTRLWLWIISFLAYGQLDFLKMPANHSDSGGGGGGGGMEPAAAAVNGSFLAGDNSDPGDIAFSNLYPAVIECFVIIFCGYLAGRCNLISQTESKGLSTFVGTFSLPSLIFLSMAKLDFSSVNWLFLLSICISKSIVFVLVVLVTLLVYRPVDFGKAGLFAIFCTQSNDFALGYPIIAALYGKTHPEFASYLYLVAPISLVFLNPIGFIFMEIGKRHKSGDDASEGFSQSAGGKELGCRMVLYILRDVLLNPIVLMTALGIIGNFIFEHNLPNILGGILKVMGQAFSASALFLLGLRMVGKVQTLKGAGLVVPGILIATKTLILPLVTREVVSLLHPGNNANETADYSNYGFLYGTFPTAPGVFVFASQYNLAIDLVASAMVACTFLSAPLMFVSAKMVTLVRINPLDYVKELESILFNVSIIGLICTLWVIAVFILSRKWRKVPHFVTLCLAVSQVIACLGALMWSVQECNHTWKLYLQFILFSWGVFSSRLWTAILAIVLFLLRWRSLCFVLRLRPFLALIGWGVPGILVLVLILIVQQETDVANKHDPNFQYGTAQAIVALLLLWFSLFTTMVCLILHQRHEKRYAQYESLLNLDDSEDPRSRTPRGSPRSSTTEAPRINSNGLLHSLSTHSIVEESSTAENPDGNDDSVSSDSDSLFSPHDELSMGSRYRCEGRRKENTTEIIQRYASTSQLTEPMETSIVRDRDDEFQMMRHIVLLLFLCGSMIVGFALCMWTLVTEEVNGVYVELVFLDIVLNFGQGFFTAAIFGMDTKLIVMPLLKLWRRISHGAPTVKVPSWEELDPLTKQTCEQFTSYHMDKCIRDIVRDRRWRLKNLPAVFAGKELVDWLLMVGLARDRTDAVKYGRQLLQGCIIRHIDNLHHFHDQPLFYTFKTTESRAE, encoded by the exons ATGAAAGTGAGGAAAGCAGTTGAAAAGCTGAGGAAGACGAGGTTGTGGTTGTGGATAATCTCGTTTCTG gctTATGGGCAACTTGACTTCTTGAAGATGCCGGCAAACCACTCGGAcagcggtgggggtgggggtggaggtggtATGGAGCCGGCGGCAGCTGCTGTCAACGGCTCGTTCCTGGCTGGCGACAACTCGGATCCTGGCGACATAGCCTTCTCTAATCTCTACCCAGCTGTGATCGAGTGCTTTGTCATCATATTCTGTGG GTATCTTGCAGGACGATGCAACCTTATATCTCAGACAGAGTCCAAGGGTTTGAGTACCTTTGTTGGGACATTTTCTCTGCcatctttaattttcttgtcaATGGCAAAACTAGATTTCAG CTCAGTAAACTGGCTCTTCCTTCTGTCAATATGCATATCCAAGTCAATAGTCTTCGTTTTGGTTGTGCTGGTCACACTACTTGTCTACAGACCAGTTGACTTTGGAAAGGCTGGCCTCTTTGCCATATTCTGCACTCAGAGCAATGATTTTGCCCTTGGATATCCCATAA TTGCTGCGTTGTATGGTAAAACCCACCCAGAATTTGCCTCATACCTCTACCTAGTGGCACCCATATCTCTCGTCTTCCTCAACCCTATAGGATTTATATTTATggag ATTGGAAAGCGTCACAAAAGTGGAGACGATGCCAGCGAGGGCTTTAGCCAATCAGCTGGGGGCAAAGAATTGGGGTGCCGAATGGTCCTCTACATCCTGAGAGATGTGCTGTTAAATCCCATTGTTCTTATGACAGCTCTGGGAATCATAGGAAACTTCATCTTTGAACATAATCTTCCAAACATCCTGGGTGGCATTTTGAAA GTTATGGGGCAAGCCTTTTCTGCGTCAGCCCTGTTTCTACTTGGCTTGAGGATGGTCGGGAAGGTGCAGACTCTGAAAGGTGCTGGATTGGTTGTGCCAGGAATTCTGATCGCAACGAAGAC GTTGATTCTTCCTCTAGTTACGCGGGAAGTTGTTAGTCTTTTACACCCTGGAAACAACGCCAATGAAACTGCAGATTATAGTAATTACGGCTTCTTGTACGGAACTTTCCCCACTGCGCCTGGAGTTTTCGTATTTGCTTCACAGTACAACCTCGCTATTGATCTG GTTGCAAGCGCAATGGTAGCCTGCACATTCCTGTCAGCTCCTTTGATGTTTGTGTCGGCCAAAATGGTAACTCTAGTCAGAATCAATCCTCTGGACTATGTGAAAGAGTTGGAATCCATATTATTTAATGTCAGCATCATTGGACTCATATGTACT CTGTGGGTCATCGCCGTCTTTATTTTAAGCCGCAAGTGGCGTAAAGTCCCACACTTTGTCACTCTGTGTTTGGCAGTATCACAGGTCATCGCCTGCCTAG GGGCACTGATGTGGTCCGTCCAAGAATGCAACCACACGTGGAAGTTGTATTTACAATTCATACTTTTCTCGTGGGGCGTATTTTCATCTAGATTATGGACGGCTATTCTAGCCATCGTTCTGTTCCTCCTTCGCTGGCGTTCCCTTTGTTTCGTGTTGAGGCTCCGCCCATTTCTGGCACTTATAGGATGggg AGTCCCTGGAATTTTGGTTCTGGTACTAATCCTCATCGTCCAGCAAGAAACTGACGTTGCCAATAAGCACGACCCCAATTTCCAGTACGGCACAGCTCAAGCTATCGTCGCGTTACTCTTGTTGTGGTTTAGCCTCTTTA CAACCATGGTGTGCTTGATATTACATCAGCGCCACGAGAAACGATATGCGCAGTACGAGTCGCTCTTGAACCTCGATGACTCCGAAGACCCAAGGTCTCGTACACCAAGAGGGTCGCCACGGTCGTCCACAACAGAAGCCCCAAGAATCA ATTCTAATGGTTTGCTGCATTCGCTGTCAACTCATTCCATCGTTGAGGAGTCGAGCACGGCTGAAAATCCCGACGGAAACGACGACTCGGTCTCCTCTGACAGTGACAG CTTGTTCAGTCCTCACGATGAATTAAGCATGGGGAGTCGCTATAGGTGTGAGGGTCGCCGTAAGGAGAACACCACAGAAATCATCCAGCGATATGCTTCCACGTCGCAGCTCACCGAACCTATGGAGACGTCTATTGTCCGGGATCGAGACGACGAATTCCAGATGATGAGACACATTGTGCTTCTGCTCTTCCTTTGTGGCTCAATGATTGTG GGCTTTGCTCTCTGCATGTGGACACTTGTAACAGAAGAGGTCAATGGCGTGTATGTGGAGTTGGTCTTTCTTGACATCGTCCTGAACTTTGGACAAGGATTCTTCACAGCAGCCATTTTTGGAATGGATACAAAGTTAATCGTTATGCCTCTCCTAAAGTT GTGGCGTCGCATTAGTCACGGAGCCCCGACAGTAAAGGTTCCTTCATGGGAAGAACTGGATCCCTTGACTAAGCAGACGTGTGAGCAGTTTACAAGTTATCACATGGACAAGTGTATCAGGGATATAGTTCGAGATCGAAG gtGGAGGTTGAAAAATCTTCCTGCCGTATTTGCTGGAAAGGAACTTGTTGATTGGTTGTTGATGGTAGGCCTTGCAAGAGATCGAACGGATGCCGTTAAGTACGGTCGACAGTTGCTACAAGGCTGCATCATTCGTCACATAGATAATTTGCACCACTTCCACGACCAGCCTCTCTTTTACACATTCAAGACGACTGAAAGTCGTGCAGAGTGA